The Populus nigra chromosome 4, ddPopNigr1.1, whole genome shotgun sequence genome contains the following window.
AGTTGATGagatcatattaaattaatttttgcatgagttaaaaacaatttactagaaaaacattaataatacttggattttttttttatgttttcaaaaacaaattaaataatccCTGGTGAATAATCTAGTATACACTAAAGAAGTTATGAGCAATGATGCAGAGGGCCCgtttattcatgttttaaatCATGTCAAACCACGTATTCCAGGTTTAGGTTTAGGCTTACTGTTGAGTTTCTAGGCTTTCATCTTTTCTGGGTCTAGTGTTCATGCGTTGAAGATTATCTGAGGTACTTgatttacatttatttattagtttttacatataaatGTGTGCATGCTTGATTATTAATTTAGAGTTTTAATGGCTTAAAAACTTGGAAATCAAGGCATTTAATCTTTAgttctttcttctttgttttggtataaaattaattaattataatgattGGGTGTTTAATTGTGATGATCtagcttctaatttttttttgaataatgtatttttttttacatgtcttCATGCCTTTAATTTGACATattatggttgaaattaaaattcatgtttttgagtttttcgtgttgttttcttattattttttataagatttaaccaaaaaaatcttgtttgattttaatatttcgtTTATGTTTCCAAACTGTATTTTTGAGCTTGGATTTTGGGTCAGAAAACCCAACTCATGCGGATGGGCTAAGTATATTAGCTTAAGACCATGTTTGGTATGTTcaatttttatcaaagaaaaaaaacgcaatattttgttcttaaagcgtgtttgccaaacatggtcttaatatattttttaagcctATGAATTTTAGTTAAGAGTGTATCTGGCTAACACACCCTACTAATTTCTCagcaatctttattttttagacctcaaattattttcaaaaattctaaaaaaaatcaaagactattttaaatttatttataggtCCCTCGTTGTGTTTCCCaactttttcatttaatatttagacTATAAACTTGCACTATAAGATATTGAATCAGTATTAAATATacctatttttcttcaaaattttagaaaaatacaaacaaaaataaaaaattcttattttaaaaatataaaaatgcatttttatttgtgtgtaTATAACCAAGTTCTAAAATCCTTTCatccatatgttttttttaaataaaaattccatctttatcatactttaaaaaactcaaaaaataattaataagtatCATAAcaagtttgtgattatctattaagatttcaaaaaaaatcccaaaacaccacaaaaatcaatatgtatatttattttctggGGATATGAATTTTActctttgtgttttgttttagaatgattaggttttatcttaataagaaaaaagatttcTTACTGAGAAGAATCTTTCTTAAACTTTAGACAAACTAACATATAGAAAcataacagtaaaaaaaaacaatcaattaataatacaatttaCCTTGGGTAAGATGCACTGAGAGTGATACGTCTTCCTTACAGACAACCAATCCCATTACCTAGAGGTCATCCACccctttaaaatatatataaaaaataaaaccaagccCAGGTGTCCGGGCCTGGCCTGGAGGGCCACCCACATGCTTGGGCTTTTCCTTACAATGGTCTAGCGGTGCTGAGCCATGAGCTCGAGGGCCAATcctttaaatattttctcttttatctttttgtgtttttttaaggttaaatataaatttatgaaaaaacattattgaaccCGGTTGAGTCTACAATCCAGAGCATAGTTTTGACAAGTTAAACCATAACATCCGagctatttttttctaatattgtttttttttaattaatatctttttgaatgtttttttcttaaataatttttaaatttatgtttcaattaatatctctcttctgtgattttcttttttatttatccttttttggATATAGAATCTTTTTAATAGTGttgtgtgtattttttttttgaaaaatttattctgatttatctataattttttttaatcttttatatagatgaattttatttttgaaaatataatttctaataTGTATAgccttacataatattttattttattcaatcaatttaacgtgtatgtgtttatttatattattttttgattgaataaaaaataattataataaaaaaattcagcaagtACAACCGGATAAATATCTCGTCttgtgagattaaatatcttgatatatacctatttcttgatttttttaattttatttttagttatcgttCATGATCCCcttttattaacaaatatagtttttaatttatttaattacaaggATGCACAAACATTTTGATATGCACAAggcattttgatttaaataatttttttatatgtaaaaacatgtcaaaaaaaAGTCAgcatatataacttttttttaaaaaaaatattttatttgcggCGAAATACAAATCAAATACTAGTCCTATCTATTAGATGTTATACATCACACATCCACACGTGCAAAACATTTCTATGTGAGGTTACATATAACAGTATCCAACATGGTGACGGAATTAggctctatttgtttttgtagttgtaaagtattttttttttgtaaaagaataatttttttttaaattaatttttataatatatttttaaattgatttgttgtgctatattaaaaataaattttaaataataataaaatattattttaatatattttcaaataaaaaatatatttttttaaaactaaaattacaatattaaacATACTCTCATATTCATTAACCTGGTGGTTGGACCAGTCTAGGTTTATCAAAAGACTGGCTAGTATAATAACTCGATGAAATCCAGTCGACCTAACAGATTGACTCATGACCCAGGTAAACCCGAATAAAACCCGAATgacttttcataaaatatttgagaTCTTATTTTTGTCTGAATCTTTCTTGCTGCCTTTAGCCCTTCCAGACGGGACGAGCCTCACAATCTTCCTTGCTGGGGGAGAAGGCTAGGTGCTGGGAGGAAGCGTGGTGGGAGAGCTTACCGCAGCAGGTCCAGTTATAGTGATAGTGATTGCAGCATCGTTCACAAACGAGTTTAAGTTTCCCAGTCCAAAAGGTGTCTCGCCAGAAAGGTTGTTGTGGCTCAGGTCCAAGCTTGATAGCTTCTCATAACTCCCAAGCTCTTTTAATATGTTTCCTGTCAACTTGTTATCAGATAAGCAAGAGATTCAAGCCCTGCCAAGGTGGTTAGACTACGAGGTACCTCCCCTGTCAAATGATTGTTGCTCATATTTCCCAGTGCATTGGAGCCCAGACTCAGAAGTCGCAGCTGGGGCAACTTCCCAAGCTCAGCGGGGATTTCACCAGAAATTCTGTTTCCATCCATCTGTAAATTGGTGAGGTTTTTACATTCTCCCCAATCTGGTGAGATTTCACCAATAAATTGATTGTCACTGAGGCGAACAAAACAAGATTTGGAAGGACACCAAATGCATCAGTGATGTTTCCAGTGAATCGGTTCTCTTCAAACCGAACTCTTGTTATCTCCGAACAATTCCTCAAGCAGTTTGGCAATAACCCTGTAAAGTTATTTCTGTTGACAGTAAATTCTTGAAGCCTCATACCACTACACAATTCAGGCGGCAATTCTCCAGAGAAACTATTGTTTGAAAAGCTAGCATACGCCAGAGAAGGCACGTACTTCCCAAAATCACTTGGAATGCTACCAGAGAGGTTATTGCCGAACAGATTGATGGAGGTTAAAGAAGTAATATTTGAAATGGTCTGTGGAAACTCCCCATGGAGCTGGTTGGTGTTGAGATTAAGAGTTTGCAGCTCGTCAAATTTCCAACTTCTGGTGGTATTTTACCGTTGATGTTATTTAGGAAAACATTCAGGGTTTGAAGATTTGTGAGATTCCATAATGTTGGAGGAAGGGGCCTGAAAACTGGTTTCCTGAAAGGTCTAGACTTAATAACTCCTTCAAGTTTCCTATCTCCGGGGGAATGGAACCAGAGAATGTGTTATTATTATACAGAAAAAGGTATTGAAGCATTGTCAATATCCCAATTTCTGGAGGAATATTTCCAGAAAACAAATTGAGTTGGTAGATTTTGAGTAGCATTGCCAAGTAGGTGAGGTTAGAACAAAGGCCAAGCTCAAGAGGGATCGTTGAGTTGGCCTAAGTTGGCCTGTAGAAGATAGAATATTTCCTTGGAAAGAATTGCTGAACAATTCAACAATTTGAAGACCAGATATCGAACCAATGCTTTCAGGAATTTGACCACTCAACTGGTTATTTAGACAAGTGTTTTTGAGATTGGAAAGCTTCGAAATGTTGGATGACAATGATCCTTGCAAAGAATTGGTAGAGTGATTCAAGGTCTCAAGTTTTCCCAGATTGGTACAGACCACTTCTGGTGTTTGACATGTGAAGTTATTGAATGACAAATCCAGAAACGTCAGGTTCCGGCAATTGGTTATAAAATCAGGGAATTCTAAAGTCGTTcattgagaaaaaaactaagatatTGCAATGAAGGCATGGAAAATTTGGACCAGTCAAGGTTTTCCAAGTTGTTTGCTCCAAGGTCTACGTTACCTTGAGCAGATTGGCAAGGTGAATAGGGATGATACTGTTGAGATTGTTGTTGTAAAGACTGAGTTACTGAACCTCTGTCAACTGAGATGTCTCCAAAGGTATGCTGCCCTTGAAAAAGTTGAAACTGAGGTCCAAGTAATTGAGCTTGGAGAGGCTGCCAATGGCTGATGGTATCGTTCCACTGACAATGTTACGCTGGATGTCAAACCTGGTGAGATCAGTAAAAGGGGTGAAGTTGAATTGGGCGAGTGTTCCAGTTATGTTTAGGCTGGGAAGGTTGAGGGACTGTTCGAGAGGTGGACTTGCAGGAAACAGCAGTCCACTTGCAAACGTTGTTGAGGTTGGAACGAGACCATGAACTAAAAGAACGAGGTGAAAAAGACAAGGTGTTTTTCAATTGGAGGAGAGCTTCAGCTTGTGTTCTTGCTGATGATTTGGCCTTCAAAGGAATGATCTCTCCAACGCATAAATGGTTGGCATTATTCATGAGCATGTCTTCGAGCCGGCTCTGCTTCAGTTTTCATTTAGCTTAAACTATCTTAACAGCTTTGGTAATAGTAAGGAAAGCAGTTAGAATCCAGTTCAAGAAAATGTGGTTATGATGCAGAATTTTCTTCCGAGAAAGGCAATGTGGATAGCACAAAAGTAGAGCCGTATTGTATTATATTACTCATTAATCAAACCAATGAAAGAATTACAACTCCAAGCACGCAACAAGAACAACCGTATACCATAATTCacaaagggaaaaggaaaatagagatggaatcacacacaaaaCAACACTCCAATCATGTTTAACGAACAATAGTGTGAGTTGAGTAGGTTGGAGCAGCATCACCACCATTCAAAGCTCTCTCTAGTCGTGTCTCAAATGGAGTGGAGTGCCAATTCACTCTTTTGTCCTGCAGTCCCAAAAAACTTATTCAAGTGCCATTATTACTCAACAACTTAACAGGAAAGAAGTTCTACAAATTCTTCACTAGATATGTACCTCTCTGTATTTGCTGGTCGTGTTGGGAATTCCTTTGTATGAAGAGGCCGAGCCAGAATCCTTGCCGGAGCCACCGTGATTCCAATAAGTCCCAACAGTTCCTATTATTGGCATCTCATCAGGGCTACGACTTGGTGACCTCCTTGAAGAAGTAGCTGAAAGCTGTTTAAGCTCTTCCACCGTTAGTGCCCCAAGAATAGGCCTATCATCAAAGCTTCTTGGTGAATTAGATCCCTGTGACATGCTTTTCTCAGGTGCAATGGCATCTAAACCAATTGATCCAGGCTTATTGACTGGTGTGCATTCCGATGAACCCAACCAATTAGACAAGCTAGTATCCACCGCTATTTCTTGGTCTGGCTTCTTATTACATTGACCAGCTTTTGCCTTGAAACTGAATGCCAATTCCTTAAAACCAGGCTCGGAACTAAACGACATTCGAGGTTCTTGATCCAATGTCAGATTTTCTTTCTGTTGCCTCAATGGTGgttttccttttgcttttacAATCTTCCATTGACTTAGATTTTCAACTGGGTTCAGCACAGCAGCTCTCCTATCTCGAAAATTCCTATTCCCAGACAAACCACTGTTCATCACGTCACTATCATTCTCCTCGTTAGCCAATTTAGTCATTCTAGACGTTGACTCTGCGGTTTCATCATCCTCATATACATCATCATAATCTAGCCCCccgtcctcctcctcctcatcatcatcactcTCATCAATATCACTTTCCTCATAGCCCATCTCATCATCACTGTCTCTACAATTCTGATAACGATGATTAGGAGGGTAAGAACACAAGCTTGATGCAATTGAACTATCGTCAGAAGAAGACTGAGATTGGCTTGGTTTTGCAATATTCTCCTCCTTTCCCTCCCTTTTATCGCCACAATCTTCTTTCCCCAAAGTAAAATCTGTGGATTCTTCAACTGAAACATGATCGTAGGTTGTCACATTCGAATTGAATGTCACTTTCTTTCTCGTACTCAAGCTTAATTTCTCCTCAGACCCATCATCCCTATACAACCATGAAAAACCCAAAATACAGCAATTCAAAAACCATGCACAAAACCCTCTTTTCCCCCTTCAGAAAGCTGCATAAAACAGATACTAAAacgaacagaaaagaaaagcagcAAAAACCTCAGAAACCGTACAGTCCTTTACTTACTAACCTGATTTCTGAAGCTGGGCTCACAATAGGCTTCTCTGGGCTGCAGTCCTGAACCACTGAAACTGTAGCTTCCACTGGACTCCCATAACCTACCTTTCTCTGCAACAAAAAATCACAACTCAAAATCAGACTTAAACACTACCAATTTGTTGACACAACAAGCAAAGGAAATTCAAGAAATACAAAGCCTCTCAaacaaaaagaaccaaaaatgtTGATCctactcttctcttcttctctgttttcttgaaaatcaaGCGGAgagacagaaaaaaataacgaaACCCAAAAGGGAAATTTTAGGAAACAAGGCTCCTTAAGGTTCTTACATGGACTCGTGGTTGAACCTTACTGTGCCTACGACGTTTGCGTTCTTTGGATGAACCAAAACACGCAAGAAAGCAAGCCATGAGGAATAAGAATATCCCCTCTCTTTCTTCCTCTGTAATAAAGAGCAGCGGTTACTGGTTTCTTGCTCGAGGAGAAATTCGTTAACAGGCCTTCATTGTTTTAgagggagggggagagagagaggggtagGAGCGTTCGTGTAAAGGTGGTAGGGATAAAACGGTCAAGAGATAGGAGCGAGGAGgtagggttttggtttttttaagacGAAAAGGGAAGTGACCGTTAGGATTCTTTATCGAGGAGGGATTGGGGACACAGCCTGTAAATTTGGGATTTTGTAATTTTCCTTTGGACAATTACAAACAAGTCCTTATTTTACAGGTTTAATCTCATGTAAGTCCTTACCCTACTTTTAGTCTTGATTAAGTCCCTAAAATGTCAATAAACTCTCAATCCAAACCTTGTGTTAGTTTaagttaatataataaataagtattcatgaaaaaaataagaataatatgaTCTTCACATGACCAGTTGACAGTTTCATCGACTAAAAGTGAATGAAATGTCCgatttaaaattcattaatacATTGGGAATTTAATCGagacaaaaaagagaaaaggttaGGACCTAATTGAAATTAATCATAAAGATTGGGGACTCTTATGAAGTTTGCCCTCTtccttttcgttttctttttcgaAATCTATCCACTGTGCCCGGACCGTTAATCCACTGAAAGTTAGTGGGTCCCGTGTTGGTTACGCCATCTCTTGCAAATTTAGGAGAGGCGCCCACTGTCGTttgaaataacataattagtatttcttttgtaaataaaataagtggGCGTACGTGTACCTTGAAACGTGAAGTGTGTTCAGTACTGTAATAGTTtttacatttatgatttttaaaattaagtttttttaaaatatttttaattataatttaaaaaaaaaaatatttgattaaaataagtataacatgattttttacttgtaaaataaataaaaaaacatgtctctattaataaaaagtaaattattttgatttttataaaaccaagatgaaaaatataattatatatgagtttaatataaaaaacataaactatttggataaaaagaaagaattaccACGGTACTAAACggttttgaaatgaaaattctgactaatTAAATGCTATGGACaatattagaatttttgaaagaattgttttttttaaatggattaaatttctctctaattattttatttatgttggttAAATTTTGTATTTGCACTTGCAAgagatattttgatatatttaaaaaattcaaaaaataaataaaaattaatagaatttttcttgtaagtaatttttatttaatttctctatTATCAACTGATTAAACAGTGATTCAGaagttgatttttcattttttttatataatttctaatgattttttcttttaatttttaaatataaaaaagaaattagctagtaaaaataaaaaataaaaacataaataaataacaaaaaaatacattttttttatgcttcaaCTAAACTTCAAAGATATTATCTTTTATATGAACCGTTGAATATGGGGGGGGTGCAAAAGGCAGATATCTAGTGATTGATCCAAAGGTCGGTCAATGAAGTAGATATTTCATTTgaattaatctaaataaatttagcCATCATTTGTCGCATTCAAGAGACTTGTCCAACATtctaagataatatttattttgaattagaattaattagatattcgtcaataaataatatttaatttgaatttgccCAACATTTCAACCAGTATAATGGAATGTACTGGTCAATTTTCAATTAGAACAAgaacaattcaattatatgcTCTGTACGTATTATTGGACTGTGATAAAACTGTCTTTTTTACTGTATTtagtgttttgaattttttcaaaagatatatgaagttaattttttttaatacatacttaatttaagttaaaatatatgcagaaaatattaattaagttataaaaacatgaaacatttaagttataaaatattaatattagtactcctacttttatttaatatttttgttccaTTTATGCTGTAAGAATTGAAATGACAAGCTTCAGGAAGggcaaaaaaattaatggtgGGGTGAGAGAGGCTCGAACTCTCGACCTCAGGATAACTCAGAAGCTATGAGACCTACGCGCTAGCCAACTGCGCCACCACCCCAACTGTTGTTCTGAtaacattatttataattaaattattgtttacAGGGCTCAGCTTCTTTGATTGGTTGGccaaaagcaaaagcaacaaaaaagcCCGCAAGGCAtcggaaaaataaacaaaccctAGCCCAAAACTCccaccctcctcctcctccgttCTCTGTCTCAGAGTCAGAGAGAGTTACATCAGTCTGAAAAAACTTTCAGTTGTCTGCTTCCACATACACACACAGAAGAGAAGAGAATGGATTCGGACGAAGGAAAGCTGTTCGTAGGAGGAATAGCATGGGACACAACCGAAGACACGCTAAGAGACCACTTCAACCAGTACGGTGAGGTCTCTCAGGTTGTCATAATGCGTGACAAAACCACTGGTCGTCCTCGTGGCTTTGGTTTTGTCGTTTTCTCCGATCCCTCCGTTCTAGATCCTGTTCTTCACGATAAACACACCATCGATGGCCGTACTGTAATtattcttcctctctctcttctttggGGCTTAAGCT
Protein-coding sequences here:
- the LOC133691269 gene encoding uncharacterized protein LOC133691269; translated protein: MACFLACFGSSKERKRRRHSKVQPRVHRKVGYGSPVEATVSVVQDCSPEKPIVSPASEIRDDGSEEKLSLSTRKKVTFNSNVTTYDHVSVEESTDFTLGKEDCGDKREGKEENIAKPSQSQSSSDDSSIASSLCSYPPNHRYQNCRDSDDEMGYEESDIDESDDDEEEEDGGLDYDDVYEDDETAESTSRMTKLANEENDSDVMNSGLSGNRNFRDRRAAVLNPVENLSQWKIVKAKGKPPLRQQKENLTLDQEPRMSFSSEPGFKELAFSFKAKAGQCNKKPDQEIAVDTSLSNWLGSSECTPVNKPGSIGLDAIAPEKSMSQGSNSPRSFDDRPILGALTVEELKQLSATSSRRSPSRSPDEMPIIGTVGTYWNHGGSGKDSGSASSYKGIPNTTSKYREDKRVNWHSTPFETRLERALNGGDAAPTYSTHTIVR